In Aquimarina sp. TRL1, a single window of DNA contains:
- a CDS encoding N-acetyltransferase, with the protein MITLQLYSPKHDTDLKTYTLNEEQLQFTALPSDLLTDTAIVNAPQKKLISILYKDTAIGLFILDSGNDIKSYTDQKNVLLLRALSVNPSFQGKGFTKKAMLELPEFINSYFENIKNVFLVVNKRNIDAYHFYLKCGFSDTQKTATGPIGDQYIMQLNLQ; encoded by the coding sequence ATGATTACCTTACAACTCTATTCTCCAAAACACGATACTGATTTAAAAACATATACATTGAATGAGGAGCAACTTCAGTTCACTGCATTACCAAGTGATCTCCTAACTGATACCGCTATAGTGAATGCCCCTCAAAAGAAGCTTATTTCTATACTTTATAAGGATACGGCTATCGGGCTTTTTATTTTGGATAGTGGAAATGATATTAAATCCTATACAGATCAAAAGAATGTACTACTTCTTAGAGCTTTATCGGTTAATCCTTCTTTTCAGGGAAAAGGGTTTACAAAAAAAGCCATGCTAGAATTGCCCGAGTTTATCAATTCTTATTTTGAAAATATCAAGAACGTATTTTTGGTTGTTAACAAAAGAAATATCGATGCTTATCATTTTTACTTAAAATGCGGTTTTTCAGATACTCAAAAAACTGCTACAGGTCCTATAGGTGACCAGTATATTATGCAACTTAACTTACAATAA
- a CDS encoding alpha/beta hydrolase codes for MNIYFSHGKESGPKGYKIKRLSAIAKDMGCGIYSIDYTAISCPEKRADLLIKYIQLQEKGTPYILVGSSMGGYVSLAASETISPKAIFLMAPALYINGYQKQHFIPKTKHIEIVHGWKDTVISPNHSLRFAQSLHCDLHLINGDHRLTDAITSIEALFSNFLKKHCINPNDK; via the coding sequence ATGAATATCTATTTCTCTCACGGTAAGGAAAGTGGTCCGAAAGGATATAAAATAAAGAGGCTTTCTGCTATTGCAAAAGATATGGGGTGTGGCATCTACAGTATTGATTATACTGCTATTTCATGCCCTGAAAAGAGAGCTGATCTTCTGATTAAGTATATTCAATTACAGGAGAAAGGAACACCTTACATATTAGTTGGTTCCAGCATGGGGGGATATGTATCCTTAGCTGCTTCTGAAACGATTTCTCCCAAAGCTATTTTTTTGATGGCTCCTGCTTTGTATATTAACGGGTATCAAAAACAACATTTTATACCAAAAACAAAACATATTGAGATTGTTCATGGGTGGAAAGATACTGTTATCTCTCCTAACCATTCACTTCGGTTTGCTCAATCACTTCATTGTGATTTACATCTTATTAATGGAGACCACAGATTGACTGACGCAATTACTTCTATAGAGGCATTATTTTCTAATTTTCTAAAAAAACATTGTATTAACCCCAATGACAAATGA
- a CDS encoding SusD/RagB family nutrient-binding outer membrane lipoprotein: protein MKNIFKNKFGVFLVSILVLLNTGCDDSIEGINKDPLAAIDISPELLLPQVLLGGITSSRTVEAFQMSTHSQQWSFSAPFGVFVGPERGTISTNTINNMWFFNYTTGLRNLQQIRVLTERNNPTATNIIGQAKTLEAFTYLNLTQTFGDIPFSEALNVKEFPNPNFDTQEEVLRGIPSLVDEAVMALSTETAIMGAPADLLYGGDRESWIRFANSIKLKALMLIANVDPTSVASEIQEVANQPLITSNIYEAKIDYFDEAGNQNPQYTLVVQFAGGQNTFYAGGTTLINLMNNNNDPRRATYFDSVEGNYIGLPQGVFTGGASQVSLNIIRPEMPDRYMTASEVNFYLAEAALKGWISGDADSFYRAGIASSLDFYNGIPGEIPQADKDAYLGSPRGSISGDSEDDALRKIHEEHYIADFTRHMESWTDIRRNKVPAYESIEGTVLTDNIRRYQVPLSENTANPNAPDLKPLIEAMYFEK, encoded by the coding sequence ATGAAAAATATTTTTAAAAACAAATTTGGTGTTTTCTTAGTATCGATTCTTGTTTTGTTAAATACAGGATGTGATGATTCTATAGAAGGAATAAATAAAGATCCATTAGCAGCTATAGATATAAGCCCAGAACTTCTTTTACCTCAGGTATTATTAGGAGGTATTACATCCAGTAGAACAGTAGAAGCTTTTCAGATGAGTACACATTCCCAACAGTGGTCTTTTTCTGCTCCGTTTGGTGTTTTTGTCGGACCGGAGAGAGGTACAATAAGTACTAATACGATTAATAATATGTGGTTTTTTAATTATACAACTGGATTAAGAAATTTACAGCAAATTCGTGTCCTTACAGAAAGAAATAATCCTACTGCAACAAATATTATTGGTCAGGCCAAAACGTTGGAAGCTTTTACATACTTGAATTTGACACAGACTTTTGGAGATATACCATTTAGTGAGGCATTAAATGTAAAAGAATTTCCTAATCCTAATTTTGATACACAAGAAGAAGTATTGAGAGGAATTCCTTCACTAGTAGATGAAGCAGTTATGGCCTTGTCTACTGAAACCGCTATTATGGGAGCTCCCGCAGACTTGCTTTATGGAGGAGATAGAGAAAGCTGGATTCGTTTTGCTAATTCAATTAAGTTAAAAGCATTAATGTTAATTGCTAATGTCGATCCAACTTCTGTAGCAAGTGAAATACAAGAGGTAGCGAATCAACCACTTATCACTTCAAATATTTATGAAGCAAAAATAGATTATTTTGATGAAGCAGGGAATCAAAACCCTCAATATACATTAGTTGTTCAGTTTGCTGGAGGACAGAATACTTTTTATGCAGGGGGGACTACGTTGATTAACTTAATGAATAATAATAATGACCCTAGAAGAGCTACTTATTTTGATTCAGTAGAAGGGAATTACATAGGTTTGCCTCAAGGTGTTTTTACCGGAGGAGCATCCCAGGTTTCATTAAACATCATTCGTCCGGAAATGCCTGATAGATATATGACAGCTTCAGAAGTAAATTTCTATTTGGCAGAGGCAGCTTTAAAAGGATGGATTAGTGGAGATGCAGATAGTTTTTACAGAGCAGGGATAGCTTCTTCATTAGATTTTTATAATGGAATTCCAGGGGAAATTCCTCAGGCAGATAAGGATGCTTACCTAGGATCTCCAAGAGGTTCAATTAGTGGGGATTCTGAAGATGATGCATTACGGAAAATTCATGAAGAACATTATATAGCAGATTTTACTAGGCATATGGAATCCTGGACAGATATAAGAAGAAATAAAGTACCTGCATATGAGTCGATAGAAGGAACAGTTTTAACAGATAATATAAGAAGATACCAGGTGCCATTAAGTGAGAATACGGCGAATCCTAATGCTCCTGATTTAAAGCCGCTTATAGAGGCAATGTACTTCGAAAAATAA
- a CDS encoding GNAT family N-acetyltransferase: MIPTSFPTLSTERLLLKQTTFDDYEALIGLRSDKEVNKYVIRPAATNKKEAQLFIYKISTGFKQKKNIYWGITSKDEQNKMIGSICLWNFSKDYTTAEVGYDLFPTYQNKGIMTEALQTILTYGFQVLNLQKIEAYTHRENIASKRLLTKNNFSLITDKKDADNIHNIVFSIKKTP, translated from the coding sequence ATGATCCCTACATCTTTCCCCACATTAAGTACCGAACGATTATTATTAAAACAGACAACCTTTGACGATTATGAAGCTCTTATCGGTTTGCGATCTGATAAGGAGGTAAATAAGTATGTAATTCGACCTGCTGCTACAAACAAAAAAGAAGCACAGTTATTTATTTATAAAATATCAACTGGTTTTAAGCAAAAAAAGAATATCTATTGGGGGATTACCTCGAAAGATGAGCAAAATAAAATGATCGGTTCTATCTGTCTATGGAATTTCTCAAAAGATTACACTACCGCAGAGGTTGGATATGATCTTTTCCCTACTTATCAAAACAAAGGTATTATGACAGAAGCCCTACAGACTATACTTACATATGGTTTTCAGGTTTTGAATCTTCAGAAAATAGAAGCTTATACGCATCGAGAAAATATTGCTTCCAAGAGGTTATTAACTAAAAATAATTTCTCGTTGATTACTGATAAAAAAGATGCTGATAATATTCATAATATTGTTTTCTCTATTAAAAAAACACCTTAA
- a CDS encoding class I SAM-dependent methyltransferase, with translation MPCCPLCNTACLDIFSKIQQKTYYNCPTCNGVFLDAIYFLSAEEEKARYELHNNDIHNIGYQKFVSPIVEDVRTHYSKQHKGLDYGSGSGPVITSLLRDSKYDITTYDPYFDPNQNALSGNYDYIVCCEVMEHFYTPFKEFNMLHSLLVPGGRLFCKTTLYQPGVKFETWWYKNDPTHVFFYSENTLLWIQKNIGFSELFLTKNLITFLK, from the coding sequence ATGCCGTGCTGTCCATTATGTAATACAGCCTGTCTTGATATTTTTTCCAAAATTCAGCAAAAAACATATTATAATTGCCCTACATGCAATGGGGTATTCTTAGATGCTATCTATTTTTTATCTGCTGAGGAAGAAAAAGCCCGGTATGAATTACATAATAATGATATCCATAATATAGGCTACCAGAAATTTGTTAGCCCTATAGTAGAAGACGTACGTACACATTATTCAAAACAACACAAAGGATTAGACTATGGAAGTGGAAGTGGTCCGGTGATTACAAGTTTACTTAGAGATTCTAAGTATGATATTACGACCTATGACCCTTATTTTGATCCAAACCAAAACGCTTTATCCGGTAATTACGACTATATTGTATGCTGTGAAGTAATGGAGCATTTTTACACCCCTTTTAAGGAGTTTAATATGCTCCATTCTTTATTAGTTCCTGGTGGTCGCTTATTCTGTAAAACAACTCTCTATCAACCGGGTGTAAAATTCGAAACCTGGTGGTATAAAAACGACCCTACTCATGTCTTTTTTTATTCAGAGAACACCTTACTATGGATACAAAAAAACATAGGGTTTTCTGAGCTATTTCTGACAAAAAATCTTATTACCTTTCTAAAATAG
- a CDS encoding AraC family transcriptional regulator, with amino-acid sequence MGITKEENNSSVDSLVFFKNMALYYANKENELLACKYIDNYIKYSSDFSFVSNDTFSKIKTSTAFKKLEKLYLKKIDIWALLCLYIGFVGMFIAIVLNFRKKSDKIASFLISVLVFLYSIYSIEIALVITNYNLEYPNSLYFSAWSSMLYGPLFYFYFKRIIIGYEFRKYDILHGVPVIVCILFLLPIYSLPSQDKLQILITNEWSHATILFISKWVSLSIYGGMVLRLFNKEEKEVDKDLNGLGKWKRNIIFIWGGHIIFYGIYVILFINNLAEEILFYGLIVSIICFIVYIGYIAYVNPDALGRINSKVLFRGLKIKSLELSGDMEYSSFKKYKKSGLTQSYSLELKAKLLILLDEEKVFKQNNITLQKLSEMLGTNRHNTSQIINEHFNLNFFELMNTYRIREAKIILRSEGYKNINIIDVAYEVGFNNKVTFNKSFKKYNHITPSEYMKSLVVA; translated from the coding sequence TTGGGCATTACGAAAGAGGAGAATAATTCTTCTGTAGATTCATTAGTTTTTTTCAAAAATATGGCATTGTATTATGCCAATAAAGAAAACGAGTTGTTGGCATGTAAGTATATTGATAACTACATAAAATACAGCTCGGATTTTTCTTTTGTTTCTAACGATACTTTTTCAAAAATAAAAACTTCGACTGCATTTAAGAAGCTGGAGAAATTATATCTTAAAAAGATAGATATTTGGGCATTACTTTGTTTGTATATAGGGTTTGTTGGAATGTTTATTGCTATTGTGTTAAATTTCAGAAAGAAATCAGATAAAATAGCCAGTTTTTTAATTAGTGTATTGGTTTTTCTGTATTCAATATACAGTATTGAGATCGCTTTAGTAATAACCAATTATAATCTTGAATATCCTAACTCTCTTTATTTTTCTGCTTGGTCTTCTATGTTATATGGTCCTCTGTTTTACTTCTATTTTAAAAGAATTATAATAGGATACGAATTTAGAAAGTATGATATTTTACATGGAGTTCCAGTGATTGTGTGTATTTTATTTTTGTTACCTATATACAGTTTGCCTTCTCAAGATAAGTTACAAATACTGATAACAAACGAATGGTCCCATGCTACGATTCTTTTTATTTCAAAGTGGGTGTCTTTAAGCATTTATGGAGGGATGGTTCTAAGACTTTTTAATAAGGAAGAGAAGGAGGTTGATAAAGACCTAAATGGTTTAGGTAAATGGAAAAGAAATATTATTTTCATTTGGGGAGGGCACATTATCTTTTATGGTATTTACGTGATATTATTTATAAATAATCTAGCAGAAGAAATATTATTTTATGGACTGATAGTGTCAATAATATGTTTTATTGTTTACATAGGATATATAGCTTATGTAAATCCAGATGCTTTAGGGAGGATAAACTCAAAGGTGTTATTTAGGGGGTTAAAAATAAAGTCATTAGAGTTATCTGGAGATATGGAGTATAGCTCGTTTAAGAAATATAAGAAATCGGGACTTACTCAAAGTTATTCATTAGAATTAAAAGCAAAATTATTGATCTTGTTAGATGAAGAAAAGGTTTTTAAACAAAATAATATCACACTTCAGAAATTGTCTGAAATGTTAGGAACTAACAGGCATAATACTTCTCAGATTATTAATGAGCATTTCAATCTCAATTTTTTTGAATTAATGAACACATATCGAATAAGGGAAGCAAAAATAATTTTAAGAAGTGAGGGGTATAAAAATATAAATATTATTGATGTAGCTTATGAAGTGGGGTTTAATAATAAAGTTACGTTTAATAAATCATTCAAAAAGTATAATCATATCACTCCTTCAGAATATATGAAATCTTTAGTAGTGGCGTGA
- a CDS encoding SusC/RagA family TonB-linked outer membrane protein: protein MRVHVHHYKLLLLALFTSCMIFAQQKSISGMVTDDNGQPLPGVNILIKNMNKGAQTDFDGNYSLEVNKGAVVSFSYVGFNTKEIVIGDKDVINVKLSINTSELEEVVVTALGIERSSRSLGYAVSKIKSEDLNEVRETNLLSALQGKTSGVVIQNQSGNVGGSTRILIRGISSLQGDQQPLFVVDGVPISNQNISTGSRISGGFDFGNRAQDINPDDIESVSVLKGASAAALYGSRASGGVIVITTKKGKINQKANITVSTSLRFDRPLRLPDFQNTYISGDEGGYDFAQPNGGQVTSGWGPSINDSSLQGQTFTNLRGEQVPFQIYKDGVKDFYDTGITKINSFTVSGASQEGDDYRLSVSYTDQEGTVPNSALNRANIGLNAGKSFSDKLSSRFNVNYVRTNTQGTAAAGANDPNILTNIVNGLSRITDFSLFDPDVDEFGNQINDPGGQTNNPLFIARQNATQTTVQRFFGNASLQYRPISEFDVLGRVGYDTYTDRRLIHNSIGTIGQLRGNYRDDFIENRELTLDLIGTYDKDLNDDFDLTLRGGMQWNERIFERIGNQGQNLTVPELFAPGNAEVNTPTKDFGKRRIFGAFGDVTLGFRNWLILNVTGRNDWSSTLPEVNNSFFYPSVSLSWVFSDALDIQNDFLSYGKLRGSWANVGVDTGAYLLDFTFNPDTGFFQQFSQNGTFPFGGALAFNSDGILANQNLKPENQENFEIGIELGLFNNRLLIDATYYENFTEDQIIQVPTAQTSGFSNFLTNVGQISNKGVELQVNAKVIKHQDFNWDLDYNFTTNKFNVDDLGGIEGLNLATGFDGIAVRALEGEDLQLFGPRFLRATDENGEEIEDQILVDENGIRQIGQNGKLGSIFPDFTMGITSTFRYKGWRLSTTFDYRKGGKIFSNTVGQLRRTGLAEETAVNNREVFVDPNTYIDDGTGNIIPNTTPVASLQRYWNGYANSGIVEGNVFDATFIKWREISLAYTFSPEVLKRTPLKSLQIALEGRNLAIFNTDVPHIDPEAGLGGSASNLQGIERGGVPSTRSFGFNIQANF, encoded by the coding sequence ATGAGAGTACATGTACATCATTACAAATTATTGTTGCTAGCATTATTTACGTCCTGTATGATATTCGCTCAACAAAAAAGTATTTCTGGAATGGTTACCGATGATAATGGACAACCTTTACCAGGAGTAAATATTCTTATTAAGAATATGAATAAAGGGGCACAAACAGATTTTGACGGTAACTATTCGCTAGAGGTTAATAAAGGAGCTGTAGTATCTTTTAGTTATGTAGGGTTTAATACAAAAGAAATTGTTATAGGGGATAAAGATGTTATTAATGTGAAATTATCAATTAATACATCTGAATTAGAGGAAGTAGTTGTGACCGCTTTAGGTATTGAGCGTTCATCTAGATCATTAGGGTATGCTGTTTCCAAAATAAAATCAGAAGATTTAAATGAAGTAAGAGAGACAAATTTACTAAGTGCTTTACAAGGGAAAACTTCAGGAGTTGTCATTCAGAATCAAAGTGGAAATGTAGGGGGGTCAACAAGAATATTGATTCGTGGTATTTCTAGTTTACAAGGAGATCAACAACCATTATTTGTTGTTGATGGGGTTCCTATTTCTAATCAAAATATATCTACTGGATCTAGAATTTCTGGAGGGTTTGATTTTGGAAACAGAGCGCAAGATATTAATCCGGATGATATAGAGAGTGTTTCTGTTCTAAAAGGAGCTTCTGCCGCAGCTTTATATGGATCTAGAGCTTCGGGAGGTGTTATTGTAATAACAACTAAAAAAGGAAAAATAAACCAAAAGGCCAATATAACAGTAAGCACAAGTTTACGATTCGATAGACCGTTAAGGTTGCCTGATTTTCAGAATACATATATAAGTGGAGATGAGGGGGGTTACGATTTTGCACAACCCAATGGAGGACAGGTAACCAGTGGTTGGGGTCCCAGTATTAATGACTCTTCTTTACAAGGACAGACATTTACTAATTTAAGAGGGGAACAAGTACCTTTTCAAATTTATAAAGATGGGGTAAAAGACTTTTATGATACAGGAATTACTAAGATTAATAGTTTTACAGTTTCAGGAGCATCTCAGGAAGGAGATGATTATAGGTTAAGTGTTTCATATACTGATCAAGAAGGGACAGTTCCTAATTCAGCATTAAACAGGGCTAATATAGGGTTGAACGCAGGAAAGTCATTTAGTGATAAACTAAGTTCCAGATTTAATGTTAATTATGTGAGAACAAATACACAAGGTACCGCAGCAGCAGGAGCCAATGACCCTAATATTCTAACTAATATAGTAAATGGCCTGTCTCGAATTACAGATTTTTCATTGTTTGACCCAGATGTAGATGAGTTTGGAAATCAAATAAATGACCCAGGGGGACAAACCAATAATCCACTGTTTATTGCTCGTCAGAATGCAACACAAACCACTGTTCAACGCTTTTTTGGGAACGCTTCTTTACAATATAGACCGATAAGTGAGTTTGATGTTTTAGGGAGAGTTGGATATGATACATATACCGATAGAAGACTTATTCATAATAGTATAGGTACAATAGGTCAACTTAGAGGAAATTACAGAGATGATTTTATAGAAAACAGAGAGTTGACACTCGATCTTATAGGAACCTATGATAAAGATCTAAATGATGATTTTGATTTAACCTTGAGAGGAGGAATGCAATGGAATGAAAGGATTTTTGAGCGAATAGGGAATCAAGGTCAAAACTTAACTGTTCCGGAGCTGTTTGCGCCAGGAAATGCAGAAGTAAATACACCAACTAAGGATTTCGGTAAGCGAAGAATTTTTGGAGCTTTTGGGGATGTAACGTTAGGGTTTAGAAATTGGCTGATACTAAATGTTACAGGTAGGAATGACTGGTCATCTACATTACCAGAGGTTAATAATAGTTTCTTTTATCCTTCAGTTTCGTTAAGTTGGGTATTTTCAGATGCATTGGATATTCAGAATGATTTTTTAAGTTATGGTAAACTCCGTGGGAGTTGGGCCAATGTAGGGGTCGATACAGGGGCTTATCTTTTGGATTTTACATTTAATCCTGATACTGGATTTTTTCAACAATTTAGTCAAAATGGAACTTTTCCATTTGGAGGAGCTTTAGCTTTTAATTCAGATGGGATATTAGCAAATCAAAACCTTAAACCAGAGAATCAAGAAAACTTTGAAATAGGTATTGAATTAGGTCTGTTTAACAATAGATTATTAATTGATGCAACCTACTATGAGAACTTTACCGAAGATCAGATTATACAAGTACCTACGGCACAAACTTCAGGTTTTTCTAATTTTTTAACAAATGTAGGGCAGATTAGTAATAAAGGGGTTGAATTACAGGTGAATGCAAAAGTTATTAAACATCAGGATTTTAATTGGGACCTTGATTATAACTTTACGACCAATAAATTTAATGTAGATGATTTAGGTGGTATTGAAGGGTTAAATCTGGCAACAGGTTTTGATGGAATCGCTGTACGGGCATTAGAAGGAGAAGATCTGCAATTGTTCGGACCAAGATTTCTCAGGGCAACAGATGAAAATGGAGAAGAAATTGAAGATCAGATTTTAGTTGATGAAAATGGGATTAGACAGATAGGACAAAATGGAAAACTCGGAAGTATTTTTCCTGATTTCACTATGGGGATAACTTCTACTTTTAGATATAAAGGTTGGAGGCTCTCTACTACTTTTGATTATAGAAAAGGAGGGAAAATTTTCTCTAATACTGTCGGGCAACTTAGACGTACAGGTCTAGCAGAAGAAACTGCTGTTAATAACAGAGAGGTTTTTGTGGATCCCAATACATATATTGATGATGGCACAGGAAATATTATTCCTAATACAACACCTGTAGCAAGTTTACAGAGATATTGGAACGGGTATGCGAATTCTGGTATTGTAGAAGGAAATGTTTTTGATGCAACTTTTATAAAATGGAGAGAGATTAGTTTAGCATACACTTTTTCTCCTGAAGTTCTTAAAAGAACACCTTTAAAATCATTACAAATAGCTTTAGAAGGTAGGAATTTAGCAATATTTAATACAGATGTACCTCATATAGATCCAGAAGCAGGTCTTGGAGGTTCAGCAAGTAACCTACAAGGAATAGAAAGAGGGGGAGTTCCTTCTACGAGAAGTTTTGGATTCAATATTCAAGCTAATTTCTAA